One genomic window of Erinaceus europaeus chromosome 7, mEriEur2.1, whole genome shotgun sequence includes the following:
- the LOC103107468 gene encoding olfactory receptor 8S1-like codes for MTTTTTTLATTTIKTRATKRKLKKKALGYLLDLKRGLTCSVSYILKKMLKEVRNHSVVSEFFLLGLSADPRFQALLFVLFLMIYLLTLLGNLLLLLLIRMDARLHIPMYFFLGQLSFLDLCHSSVTVPKLLETLLSEKKAISVEGCLTQVFFVFATGGTESCLLAVMAYDRYVAIRSPLLYGQKMSRQLCRRLIWGSWGLAFLDAFINILVALDLDFCEGQNIHHFSCELPSLYPLSCSDVSASFTALLCSSILHFFGNFLLIVLSYVRILSTILSISSTTGRSKAFSTCSSHLTAVSFFYGSGLLRYLMPNSGSTQELVFSLQYSVVTPMLNPLIYSLKNKEMKAAMRRMLQKYF; via the coding sequence atgacgacaacaacaacaacactagctacaacaacaataaaaacaagggcaacaaaaaggaaattaaaaaaaaaagcacttggtTATCTGTTAGATTTAAAAAGAGGTCTTACCTGCTCTGTCTcttacattttaaagaaaatgctGAAGGAAGTGAGAAACCACAGTGTTGTCTCCGAGTTCTTCCTCCTTGGGCTGTCTGCGGATCCCCGGTTCCAGGCTCTGCTCTTTGTGCTGTTTTTAATGATCTACCTCCTGACTCTTCTGGGGaatctgctgctgttgctgctgatcAGGATGGATGCCCGCCTTCACATCCCCATGTACTTTTTCCTGGGACAGTTGTCTTTTCTGGATCTCTGTCACTCCTCTGTCACTGTGCCCAAGTTGCTGGAGACCCTCCTGTCTGAGAAGAAAGCCATCTCGGTGGAGGGCTGCCTGACTCAAGTCTTCTTCGTGTTTGCCACCGGGGGCACGGAATCCTGCCTGCTGGCCgtcatggcctatgaccgctacgTCGCCATCAGATCCCCTCTGCTCTACGGCCAGAAGATGAGCAGACAGTTGTGTCGAAGGCTGATTTGGGGTTCGTGGGGCTTGGCTTTTCTGGATGCTTTCATCAATATTCTTGTGGCTCTTGACTTAGACTTCTGCGAGGGTCAAAACATCCACCATTTCAGCTGTGAGTTGCCTTCTCTCTATCCTTTGTCTTGTTCTGATGTGTCTGCAAGTTTTActgccctgctctgctccagTATCCTGCATTTCTTTGGAAACTTCCTCCTGATAGTCCTCTCCTATGTGCGTATTTTGTCCACCATCCTGAGCATCAGCTCCACCACAGGCAGAAGCAAGGCCTTCTCCACCTGCTCCTCCCACCTCACTGCAGTGAGCTTCTTCTATGGCTCAGGCTTACTCCGCTACCTCATGCCAAATTCAGGATCCACTCAAGAGCTGGTCTTTTCTTTGCAGTACAGTGTGGTCACTCCCATGCTGAACCCCCTCATCTATAGTCTGAAGAATAAGGAGATGAAGGCAGCTATGAGAAGAATGCTACAAAAATATTTCTAG